Proteins from one Aspergillus nidulans FGSC A4 chromosome VIII genomic window:
- a CDS encoding uncharacterized protein (transcript_id=CADANIAT00002389) yields MDLWEKVVKSKTIPAEGPEKLRHNAARLTGSSVVQEYDVMLEAGLEYSYLTYGLALVLLRVDYDEPGTLYTTAPLTAILDIVFVPHELPLAIS; encoded by the exons ATGGATCTTTGGGAGAAGGTCGTCAAATCCAAAACCATTCCAGCCGAGGGCCCCGAGAAACTGAGACATAATGCAGCCCGGCTAACTGGCTCATCCGTGGTCCAAGAGTATGATGTTATGCTCGAAGCAGGGCTCGAGTACTCGTACTTGACTTATGGGTTAGCACTGGTCCTGCTGCGGGTTGATTACGACGAACCTGGCACCCTGTATACCACCGCT CCGCTAACCGCAATCTTGGATATTGTGTTTGTGCCTCATGAGCTTCCGCTCGCAATATCGTGA
- a CDS encoding DNA-directed RNA polymerase III core subunit RET1 (transcript_id=CADANIAT00002388), whose product MPPRKRAVAPASARAVQSETTGSTKSTTETARRKRAAQAKEAKEATTSEHPTQGEKDNVADAETEPVPEPKYPYRHRDPFDALLEPFYYNKSLTDPISTAKDKWNLLPAFLKVKGLVKQHIDSYNYLVEVQLKKIVESSNTIRSDVDHNFYIKFTDIYLGFPRRADEPQDVRTEFEESTVTPHECRLRDTTYAAPIQVDFEYIRGRQRVRRKGVSIGRMPVMLRSSKCVLGNKTPAQMTVLNECPLDPGGYFIVNGTEKVILVQEQLSKNRIIVETDPKKEIVQASVTSSSNERKSKSYIILKKDRLYVKHNVLSEDIPIVILLKAMGIHTDKEMMLLVAGVDKVYQEDFAINFEEAIKVGVFTQQQALDWIGSRIKINRKQMSYRRTHVQEAVEAIASVIISHIEVKDMNFRPKAIYVANMARRVLMAKNDAALVDDRDYLGNKRLELAGQLLALLFEDLFKKFCFDIKMNIDKVLNKRNRVEAFDAWSVIGMHSNHITQGMNRAISTGNWSLKRFRMERAGVTHVLSRLSYIAALGMMTRISSQFEKTRKVSGPRALQPSQFGMICLADTPEGEACGLVKNLALMTHITTNDEEGPIKNLIFMLGAEDIQTVGGKEIYAPGSYTISINGTPMALTRRPKYFLNAFRRLRRMGRISEFVSIYINHHQRAVHVATDDGRICRPLIIVEDGKSRVKKHHLRKLRDGTMQFDDFLAQGLVEYVDVNEENDSLIAIYEKDITDTTTHMEIEPFTILGAVAGLIPYPHHNQSPRNTYQCAMGKQAIGAIASNQFLRIDSILYLMVYPQKPMVKSRTIELTKYDQLPAGQNATVAVMSYSGYDIEDALVLNKGSVDRGFGRCQVFRKYVTNMKSYSNGTKDILSPPTYENDAPIRKHALLESDGLAAVGEQVNAGEVYINKSTPDQSMSSGMPGSDAGRPISYNPTPMTYKLPDPAYIDKVMISATENENQIIKVLTRQTRRPEVGDKFSSRHGQKGVTGIIVDQADMPFTDQGINPDIIMNPHGFPSRMTVGKMLELVAGKAGVLSGQHGYGTCFSGTPVEQMTQTLIDKGFSYGGKDYLTSGITGEALPFYVFTGPIYYQKLKHMVQDKMHSRARGPRATLTRQPTEGRSRDGGLRLGEMERDCLIAYGTSQLLLERLMISSDRHEVDVCEQCGFMGYLNWCQRCKSSRSVVKMVIPYAAKLLIQELMSMNVTARLKLEDEFPETKGR is encoded by the exons ATGCCACCCCGGAAGAGAGCTGTGGCTCCGGCCAGCGCGCGAGCTGTGCAATCAGAG ACTACGGGTTCTACCAAGTCGACAACAGAGACCGCACGACGAAAACGTGCTGCCCAAGCCAAGGAGGCAAAAGAAGCAACGACTTCAGAACATCCAACGCAAGGCGAAAAGGACAATGTTGCCGACGCGGAGACGGAGCCAGTGCCCGAGCCGAAATACCCATACCGCCACCGCGATCCCTTTGACGCGCTCCTAGAACCGTTCTACTACAATAAGTCTCTGACCGATCCTATCAGCACTGCCAAGGATAAATGGAACTTGTTGCCTGCCTTCTTGAAGGTCAAGGGCTTGGTGAAACAGCACATTGATTCATACAACTACCTCGTTGAAGTGCAGCTAAAGAAAATCGTCGAGTCGAGCAACACGATTCGTAGCGACGTCGACCATAACTTCTACATAAAGTTTACTGATATCTACCTTGGTTTCCCTCGCCGAGCAGACGAGCCTCAGGATGTCCGTACCGAATTTGAGGAATCAACCGTGACACCGCACGAGTGCCGACTGCGCGATACGACGTATGCCGCACCGATTCAGGTGGACTTTGAATACATCCGTGGCCGTCAAAGGGTTAGGAGGAAAGGTGTATCTATTGGTAGGATGCCGGTCATGCTGCGCAGTTCAAAATGTGTGCTGGGCAACAAGACTCCGGCGCAGATGACGGTGCTCAATGAGTGCCCGCTTGATCCTGGTGGTTATTTCATCGTCAATGGAACGGAGAAGGTGATTCTCGTTCAGGAACAGTTGAGCAAGAACAGAATCATCGTCGAGACGGATCCGAAAAAGGAGATAGTTCAGGCATCGGTCACAAG TTCATCCAATGAGCGCAAGTCTAAGAGTTATATTATTTTAAAGAAGGACAGGTTATACGTCAAACACAACGTGCTCAGCGAAGATATTCCCATCGTTATCCTTCTCAAAGCCATGGGCATCCATACCGACAAGGAAATGATGCTCCTGGTTGCTGGCGTCGACAAGGTCTACCAGGAGGACTTCGCTATTAACTTTGAGGAAGCTATCAAGGTTGGCGTATTTACGCAGCAGCAAGCACTTGATTGGATTGGTTCTCGGATCAAGATCAATCGAAAGCAGATGTCTTACCGCCGGACACACGTTCAAGAGGCCGTCGAGGCTATTGCGTCCGTCATCATTTCCCACATTGAAGTCAAAGACATGAACTTCCGGCCTAAGGCCATTTACGTTGCTAACATGGCCCGCCGTGTGCTCATGGCGAAGAATGACGCGGCGCTGGTCGACGACCGTGATTACCTTGGGAATAAGAGACTAGAGTTGGCCGGACAGCTATTAGCCTTGCTCTTTGAAgatctcttcaagaagttCTGCTTTGATATTAAAATGAACATTGATAAGGTCCTAAACAAGCGCAATCGAGTTGAGGCGTTCGATGCCTGGAGTGTTATTGGTATGCACAGCAATCATATCACACAGGGAATGAACCGAGCAATTTCGACGGGTAATTGGAGCCTGAAGCGTTTCCGCATGGAACGTGCTGGCGTCACCCACGTGCTAAGCCGTTTAAGCTATATCGCTGCTCTTGGAATGATGACACGTATTAGCAGTCAGTTTGAGAAGACGAGAAAGGTCAGCGGTCCGCGTGCTCTGCAACCTTCGCAATTTGGAATGATCTGCCTAGCAGACACTCCGGAAGGTGAAGCCTGTGGTCTCGTGAAAAATCTGGCTCTTATGACACACATTACGACCAATGATGAAGAAGGTCCAATCAAAAACCTTATATTCATGCTTGGTGCAGAAGACATCCAGACCGTAGGTGGAAAGGAGATCTATGCACCTGGCAGTTATACTATCTCGATTAACGGTACGCCAATGGCGCTAACCCGTCGCCCGAAGTACTTCTTGAATGCGTTCCGGCGACTGCGACGAATGGGCAGGATCTCCGAGTTTGTCAGCATCTACATTAATCATCATCAGCGTGCTGTGCACGTTGCAACTGATGATGGACGTATCTGCCGGCCACTCATTATCGTCGAAGATGGCAAGTCGCGCGTCAAGAAACATCATCTCCGCAAGCTCCGTGATGGAACGATGCAGTTCGATGATTTCCTAGCCCAAGGCCTAGTTGAATATGTGGATGTCAACGAGGAGAACGATTCGTTAATCGCCATATACGAGAAGGATATAACGGACACGACTACTCATATGGAAATCGAACCTTTCACAATTCTCGGTGCTGTCGCCGGTCTGATTCCTTATCCTCACCACAACCAGTCCCCGCGTAATACTTACCAATGTGCTATGGGTAAACAAGCGATTGGGGCTATCGCGTCGAACCAGTTCCTGCGTATTGATTCCATTCTTTACCTGATGGTTTACCCACAGAAACCCATGGTTAAGTCGCGCACGATTGAATTGACCAAATACGATCAGCTACCTGCCGGCCAAAACGCCACTGTTGCCGTCATGAGTTACTCTGGTTACGATATTGAGGATGCCCTAGTCTTGAACAAGGGCTCAGTTGACCGTGGCTTCGGTCGCTGCCAGGTGTTCCGCAAGTATGTCACAAACATGAAAAGTTATTCCAACGGCACGAAGGACATCCTGAGCCCTCCCACTTATGAGAACGATGCGCCCATAAGGAAACACGCTCTCTTAGAGAGCGATGGTCTGGCAGCCGTTGGAGAACAAGTCAATGCTGGAGAGGTTTACATCAATAAGTCTACACCAGATCAGTCAATGTCCTCAGGAATGCCAGGCTCTGATGCAGGGCGACCGATCAGCTACAACCCCACTCCGATGACCTACAAGCTTCCCGATCCTGCCTACATTGACAAAGTCATGATTTCCGCTACTGAAAACGAGAATCAAATCATCAAAGTACTCACACGCCAAACACGGCGGCCCGAAGTCGGCGACAAGTTCTCTTCGCGTCACGGGCAAAAGGGTGTTACAGGTATTATTGTTGACCAAGCCGACATGCCTTTCACGGACCAGGGTATCAACCCAGACATCATCATGAACCCCCACGGTTTCCCCTCTCGTATGACAGTCGGAAAAATGCTTGAACTTGTTGCAGGTAAAGCCGGTGTTCTTTCCGGCCAGCACGGCTATGGAACATGCTTTAGCGGCACCCCTGTCGAACAAATGACCCAGACCCTCATTGACAAGGGCTTCAGCTACGGTGGCAAGGACTATCTTACCTCTGGCATCACAGGCGAAGCTCTCCCTTTCTACGTCTTCACGGGACCTATCTACtaccagaagctgaagcatATGGTTCAAGACAAGATGCATTCGCGTGCGCGCGGGCCCCGCGCCACACTCACCCGCCAGCCAACAGAAGGTCGTTCTCGGGATGGAGGTCTGCGTCTCGGAGAGATGGAGCGTGATTGTTTAATCGCTTACGGTACCAGTCAGCTGCTTTTGGAACGGTTGATGATATCGTCTGATCGCCACGAGGTTGATGTCTGCGAGCAGTGCGGGTTCATGGGCTACCTGAACTGGTGCCAGCGCTGCAAGTCATCCAGGAGTGTTGTGAAGATGGTCATTCCTTATGCGGCTAAGCTCCTTATTCAGGAGCTGATGAGTATGAATGTCACGGCTAGACTAAAGCTCGAAGACGAGTTCCCCGAGACCAAGGGGCGATGA